Part of the Streptomyces sp. NBC_01353 genome, CAGTCCGGTGTAAGGAGCGACGTCGCCCCAGCTTCCCGCCGTCACGATCAACACGCGCACCAGGGCAGCTTGTCAGACCTGCGGGGCTTTGTCGGGGACGTGCCGTCACACGTCCTGAATTCGCCGGAAGGGCTGCTCCGCCTCCAGTGCGAACGCGACCTCCAGCAGCGTCCGTTCACCACCGGGGCGGCCGGAGAACATGACGCCGATGGGCAGTCCGTCCTCCGTGGCGCTCGTGGCCGGCAGCGAGATCGACGGTGTGCCGACGACATTGTTGACCGGCGTGAACGCGACGTACGCGAGGATCCGTTCGATGAGCGTCGCGTACGGAACGGTCGGGCTGAGGTGACCGATGGGCGGCGTGGTGTGGGCGAGCACCGGAGAGAGGATGAGGTCGAGACCGCGGAAGGCCGCCGCGTACGCCCGCACCGTCCGCTTCAGCCTCCGCAGCACGGCCGGAGTGCGCTGCCAGCTCTCGAGGTACGCCTCGCGCAGGCCCCGGCTGAGGCCGTCCATGCGGCGCCGGTCGAAGTCCGTGCCGAGGGTCCGGCCCGTGATGCCGAGGAGGAACGACAGCATCCCCCAGTAGGCGAGGAAGTCTTCGGTGAAGCGGGGGTCGAGGGCAAGCTCGACCGGCTCCACGGTGTGGCCGAGCCGTTCGAGCGTGGCCACGGTCTCCGTGACGGCCGTCCGGGTGGCGGTGTCGGCCTGGACGCCGTTCGGCGAGTCGAGCAGGAACCCGATCCGCAAACGCCGGCCCGAGGGGCCTTCGATCAGGCCCAGGGGAGGAAGCTTCGGGTTGCGCCAGTGGGTCTCGGCGGCGGCGAGGAACGCGGCGGTGTCCCGCACGGAGCGGCTCACGACACCGTCGGAGATGAGGTCCAGCGGCAGTTGACGGCTCTGGGCGTTCGCCACGACCCGGCCACGGGTCGGCTTGAGACCGACGAGTCCGCAGCAGGCGGCGGGGATCCGGATCGACCCGCCGCCGTCGTTGGCGTGCGCGATCGGGACCGCCCCGGCCGCGACGAGCGCGGCGCTGCCGCCGGACGAACCGCCCGCCGAGTAGCCCGTGTTCCAAGGGTTACGAACGGGCTCTGCGCCCTCGTACTCCGTGGTCGGACTGAACCCGAACTCGGGCAGCCGGGTCTTGCCCAGCACCGTGACGCCGCTGCTGAGGAACTGCCGGGCGAACGGCGCGTGCTGTCGGGCGGCCCGCGGAGTGAAGGCCGCGCTGCCGTGGCCGGTGGGCAGCCCCTGGTGGTCGGTGTTGTCCTTGACGAAGGTCGGCACCCCGGCGAAGGCGCCACCCGCACCGCCTGCGCCGACCGTGTGCGCGGGGGATTCGACGTGCACCTGGACCGCGTGGAGCCGCGCCTCGACCGCCCGCACCCGCTCCGCGGCATCCCGCGCGACCTCGGCGGCGCTGACCTCGCCCCGCCGAATCGCCGAGGCGAGGCCGACGGCGTCGTGCTCCCCCAGGGCATCGTCCCGGAAGGCATGCACCGTCGTTCGTTCGTCGAAAGTCGTCACAGCTACCTCAGCCCCGGCCGTGGTGAATGGTCGCCCACCATCATTCCTTACTGTCAAGTAACACGCGAGTGTTTCGCGACTCCGCCACGCGCGACATCGAACCCCGGTGCTCCGGACGAGATTTGACGAGCGATCAGACATGACAGGTGCATGACGGATGAGGGTGTGAGGGCATACCGTCGGAGGGCCCCGGGAGGATCGGCAACCGACCACCCCGGTCGACCAGTCACCAGCGCCGCTCTTCCCGCACTCTCGGTTCCGCGTGGTTCCGAGCCCCCACGAGTGAAGGAGCAGCAATGCCGCTCTACACACGGCTGAAGGCGGGAACCACCGCCGCAGCGGTCGTTCTGGCCACGGCGACGGCGGCGAGCGCCGCGGCCGCGCCCACGTCGATGCCGTCGACGGCGAGCGCATCGGCGGTGGTGACACTTCGTTACGACGACAGCCGGGC contains:
- a CDS encoding amidase encodes the protein MTTFDERTTVHAFRDDALGEHDAVGLASAIRRGEVSAAEVARDAAERVRAVEARLHAVQVHVESPAHTVGAGGAGGAFAGVPTFVKDNTDHQGLPTGHGSAAFTPRAARQHAPFARQFLSSGVTVLGKTRLPEFGFSPTTEYEGAEPVRNPWNTGYSAGGSSGGSAALVAAGAVPIAHANDGGGSIRIPAACCGLVGLKPTRGRVVANAQSRQLPLDLISDGVVSRSVRDTAAFLAAAETHWRNPKLPPLGLIEGPSGRRLRIGFLLDSPNGVQADTATRTAVTETVATLERLGHTVEPVELALDPRFTEDFLAYWGMLSFLLGITGRTLGTDFDRRRMDGLSRGLREAYLESWQRTPAVLRRLKRTVRAYAAAFRGLDLILSPVLAHTTPPIGHLSPTVPYATLIERILAYVAFTPVNNVVGTPSISLPATSATEDGLPIGVMFSGRPGGERTLLEVAFALEAEQPFRRIQDV